The following proteins come from a genomic window of Peptoniphilus equinus:
- a CDS encoding bifunctional 4-hydroxy-3-methylbut-2-enyl diphosphate reductase/30S ribosomal protein S1: MEWMTIKVLVAEHAGFCGGVKRAVTMAMEAAGPGVYSFGDLVHNDLVNSALADRGVQSLGTESVTDSRIIIRSHGIHRKQREQFIADHNTIVDCVCPKVSKIYDIVAAHYTQGYQIIIFGDADHPEVQSINSYADDQGIIIGGDMDVSRVVLQKSILVSQTTNIEEKFEILANLLKKILNDDILVYNTICSATRLRQLATAELAKQVDVMLVLGGKKSSNTRKLYDIASKYCDTVYLLESIDDFKFNIKNFVKIGITAGASTPSSVIEEAVSRMEKFDNNEMMEAIENSFKRIRRGEVVEGEVLFVNDSEVMVNIGYRSDGIISREELSNDPDVKPEDLFKPGDSINVFIMKMDDGDGNVVLSYKRVESLKVWDEVEALFNNKENVTVTVKSVVKGGLTADLKGLNAFIPASHASVRFQRDLSKYVGQEFVCEIIDFDKFKRKIVLSRKNVEAVEQETKRKEVYENLHEGDVITGTVQRLTNFGAFVDVGGVDGLIHISELSWNRVKHPSDVVEPGQEVEVEVLSLDEEKNRIALGLKQTTKKPWDVFKETAGIGDVVEGKVVNILDFGAFVRLDSGVDGLLHVSQISKEHVEKPSDKLAIGDAVTVKITDIDEENKKISLSIKALTEDSEPEEAKEEVKPVVQDKPRKPRKKPQPKVEYTEATEESNINTGLADLLGGLKLDDMDDTEESTEE; this comes from the coding sequence ATGGAGTGGATGACAATTAAAGTTTTAGTAGCGGAGCATGCCGGATTTTGCGGCGGTGTCAAACGTGCAGTGACCATGGCTATGGAAGCTGCAGGTCCCGGAGTTTACAGCTTTGGTGATTTGGTACACAACGACTTGGTGAATAGTGCTTTAGCGGATCGTGGTGTACAGTCTTTAGGAACAGAATCTGTGACAGACAGTCGGATCATTATTCGCAGTCATGGCATTCACCGCAAACAGCGCGAGCAATTTATTGCGGATCATAATACCATAGTCGACTGCGTATGTCCGAAAGTAAGTAAAATTTACGACATTGTCGCGGCACATTATACCCAGGGCTACCAAATTATTATTTTTGGTGATGCCGATCATCCTGAGGTCCAAAGCATTAATTCTTATGCCGATGATCAAGGGATTATCATTGGTGGGGATATGGACGTATCACGTGTGGTGTTACAAAAATCGATCTTGGTATCTCAGACGACCAACATCGAAGAAAAATTTGAAATCCTAGCAAATTTGTTAAAAAAGATTTTAAATGACGACATTTTAGTTTATAATACTATCTGTAGTGCAACTCGCTTGCGGCAACTTGCGACAGCGGAGCTTGCCAAGCAGGTGGATGTTATGCTTGTACTTGGAGGTAAAAAAAGTTCCAATACCAGGAAACTTTACGATATTGCGTCCAAGTATTGTGACACAGTATATTTATTAGAGTCAATTGATGACTTTAAGTTTAATATAAAAAATTTTGTAAAAATAGGTATTACCGCTGGCGCATCCACGCCGAGTTCGGTAATCGAGGAGGCTGTTAGTAGAATGGAAAAATTTGACAACAATGAAATGATGGAGGCAATTGAAAACTCTTTTAAGCGTATTAGAAGAGGCGAAGTTGTAGAAGGGGAAGTCCTTTTTGTAAACGACAGTGAAGTCATGGTTAACATCGGTTACAGAAGCGACGGGATCATCTCTCGTGAAGAACTTTCTAACGATCCTGATGTAAAACCGGAAGATCTTTTTAAACCCGGCGACTCTATCAATGTTTTCATTATGAAAATGGATGATGGCGATGGCAACGTAGTGCTTTCCTACAAACGCGTAGAAAGCCTAAAAGTTTGGGATGAAGTAGAAGCACTTTTCAATAACAAAGAGAATGTAACTGTTACGGTGAAATCTGTAGTTAAAGGTGGACTAACAGCTGACCTTAAAGGACTGAATGCTTTTATCCCTGCTTCTCATGCTTCAGTACGTTTCCAACGTGATCTTTCCAAGTATGTAGGACAAGAATTTGTCTGCGAAATTATCGATTTTGATAAATTTAAGAGAAAGATAGTTCTTTCACGTAAAAACGTGGAAGCTGTTGAACAAGAAACGAAACGTAAAGAAGTTTACGAAAATCTTCATGAAGGTGATGTCATTACCGGTACTGTTCAACGTTTGACCAATTTTGGTGCATTCGTTGATGTGGGAGGCGTTGACGGTCTGATTCATATTTCCGAACTTTCTTGGAACCGTGTAAAACACCCATCTGATGTGGTTGAACCTGGTCAAGAAGTTGAAGTTGAAGTTTTGAGCTTAGATGAAGAAAAGAACCGCATTGCACTCGGTCTGAAACAAACCACTAAAAAACCATGGGATGTTTTTAAAGAAACAGCAGGTATTGGTGATGTCGTTGAAGGTAAAGTTGTTAATATTTTAGACTTCGGTGCTTTTGTTCGCTTAGATTCCGGTGTGGACGGCTTACTTCACGTATCTCAAATCTCTAAAGAACATGTGGAAAAACCATCCGATAAACTTGCTATTGGCGATGCTGTGACCGTTAAGATTACAGATATCGACGAAGAAAATAAGAAGATTTCACTCTCTATCAAAGCGTTAACGGAAGATTCCGAACCGGAAGAGGCTAAAGAAGAGGTTAAACCTGTGGTTCAAGATAAACCGCGCAAACCTCGTAAAAAGCCGCAACCAAAAGTGGAATACACTGAAGCTACAGAAGAGTCCAACATCAATACCGGCCTCGCAGATTTACTTGGCGGTTTAAAGCTGGATGATATGGATGATACAGAAGAATCCACTGAAGAATAA
- a CDS encoding S-layer homology domain-containing protein: MNKIHRVLAIGLASASLLQGPVFAKTFSDVSKDGQFQWIYNELNTLSDQGVFGGYPEGDFRPQNPVSFLEVMKVIYNLKKPSATEVDEAMDRYRDFLKAEGIPAWAQSAMAYVLNNNTVTEATVRAAKERGFLKTDKPVYPDRNSVAVYFGRAFGLKGDGTTDNLKHKDLDKIPPMTIGYLSDLVDVGIFSDSGSEGYFNGSQYLRRAEMIAIAAKALTYLSRFDTGELVDVMQENPQAELLVPNEGVTTNHEDESPQSDVQKSDETLQPSADYGEVSGIVESVNANERTIQVDGKVFTYDSTVNLVGYNGTDMLNLSGARITLNYVGDQAVSIRVHSYIVTD; the protein is encoded by the coding sequence ATGAACAAGATACACAGAGTGCTGGCTATTGGTTTAGCGTCAGCGAGTTTGTTGCAAGGCCCCGTCTTTGCAAAGACTTTTTCCGACGTGTCCAAAGATGGTCAGTTTCAATGGATATATAACGAACTCAACACACTTTCAGACCAGGGCGTATTTGGAGGGTATCCTGAAGGGGATTTCAGGCCGCAAAATCCGGTGAGTTTTCTGGAAGTCATGAAAGTGATATACAATTTGAAAAAACCGTCAGCAACGGAGGTCGATGAAGCGATGGACCGTTACCGGGACTTTTTAAAAGCAGAAGGTATACCGGCATGGGCACAATCTGCCATGGCTTATGTGCTGAACAATAACACCGTTACCGAAGCGACAGTTAGAGCGGCGAAAGAGCGGGGCTTTTTAAAAACAGACAAACCTGTTTATCCCGATCGCAACTCTGTCGCGGTATATTTCGGCCGAGCCTTCGGTCTTAAAGGCGACGGAACGACAGATAACTTGAAACATAAAGACTTGGATAAAATACCACCTATGACAATAGGTTATCTATCCGACTTAGTTGATGTCGGGATTTTTTCAGACTCCGGTTCGGAAGGTTATTTTAACGGCAGTCAGTATTTGCGCCGGGCAGAGATGATTGCTATTGCGGCTAAGGCGCTCACGTATCTCAGTCGCTTTGATACCGGTGAGCTCGTTGACGTCATGCAGGAAAATCCGCAAGCGGAACTATTGGTGCCTAATGAAGGCGTAACGACGAATCATGAAGATGAATCTCCACAAAGTGATGTGCAAAAAAGCGACGAGACGCTACAACCGAGTGCTGATTATGGTGAAGTGAGCGGCATTGTGGAATCCGTCAACGCCAACGAACGAACTATTCAAGTAGATGGTAAAGTCTTTACGTATGACAGCACGGTGAATCTTGTCGGATATAATGGTACGGATATGCTGAACTTATCCGGTGCTCGTATTACGTTGAACTATGTTGGCGATCAAGCTGTAAGCATTCGTGTACACTCATATATTGTGACAGATTAA
- a CDS encoding tRNA threonylcarbamoyladenosine dehydratase: MELLQRTSMVIGETKARFLGGCHVLIFGVGGVGGMVAEALTRSGIGALTLVDRDVFDATNLNRQIMATVDTIGNRKVDVTASRLLNINPNLVVYTHPMNLDGSTIETFHFRDYDYVVDAIDDVGAKLLLAHKAEEEGFKLISSMGAGNRLDPMSFKVADITKTHTDPLARVMRKKLKDQGVKHLLCVFSTEVPRQAIKSESKLSTPGSVSFVPPACGLKIASHIIRELVDEL, encoded by the coding sequence ATGGAATTATTACAACGTACAAGCATGGTAATAGGCGAGACAAAGGCCCGATTTTTAGGCGGATGTCACGTCCTCATCTTCGGGGTGGGCGGTGTCGGTGGTATGGTTGCAGAGGCTTTGACTCGAAGTGGTATCGGCGCATTGACCTTGGTCGATCGAGATGTCTTTGATGCTACCAATCTAAACCGACAGATTATGGCGACCGTTGATACTATCGGGAATCGTAAAGTGGATGTCACAGCTTCTAGGCTTTTAAATATTAATCCGAATCTCGTGGTATATACGCATCCAATGAATTTGGATGGAAGCACTATCGAGACTTTTCATTTTCGCGATTATGATTATGTGGTGGATGCCATTGATGATGTAGGGGCAAAGCTGCTTTTGGCACACAAAGCAGAGGAGGAAGGATTTAAACTTATTTCATCTATGGGAGCCGGGAATCGATTGGATCCTATGAGTTTTAAGGTGGCTGATATCACCAAGACGCATACCGATCCTTTAGCTCGCGTGATGCGAAAAAAACTTAAAGACCAAGGCGTCAAACATCTGTTGTGTGTGTTTTCCACTGAGGTGCCGCGACAAGCTATAAAAAGTGAGAGCAAGCTGTCCACACCGGGGTCAGTATCTTTTGTGCCGCCGGCATGTGGACTGAAAATTGCTTCACATATTATAAGGGAGTTAGTTGATGAATTATAA
- a CDS encoding ATP-dependent helicase, producing MNYKDLNDRQSEALYATEGPVLILAGAGSGKTKVVTEKIAYLIDQKDVYPSSILAITFTNKAAKEMLSRVENLTDNAAAMWIGTFHAICLRILRVNIERLGYQKNFTIYDTGDQNTLVSDCIKELNLSKDLYKSRGILAVISALKNDSVTSDEYINANYGDFFKRNVGEIYALYQKKLKANNALDFDDLILETVKLLKDNEDVCRFYRMKFKYIFVDEYQDTNAAQYALVKLLAGEHPNLTVVGDNDQSIYAWRGADIRNILNFEKDYSDAKVILLEQNYRSTRPILSIANEVIAHNKDRKDKNLWTDKEGGKAVSYRIFSHNNDEEAGVIQKIIHLNYKGKSYEDMAILYRTNAQSRGFEEALIRERIPYRIVGGLKFYDRKEVKDVLAYLKFLQNTDDNVALNRVINVPKRGIGVGTMEQLAAYADDHGMSIYEVIRGLADNDDLHLRSEKKLIDFKKLIEMLRPHIEDMMLSDFIEKVLYETGYVEELKRENTVEARTRIENVQELISTAIDSERRDPDITLEDFLSGVSLLSDVDKSSEQKGVNLMTVHAAKGLEFPVVFVVGLEERLFPSGRAIDEDEDVEEERRLCYVALTRAEEELYLSSATTRTMYGRTAPAIASRFIKEMGEDLEVIDDTLNHMENDYTKRRHLVEVQDFTEYKKTIAAKPVPTDSTVTDVNVGDKIIHKKWKEGMVVSKVAKGTDTEIVVSFDGKGLKRLMLSIAPIKVVKK from the coding sequence ATGAATTATAAAGACCTCAATGATCGGCAATCTGAAGCCCTTTACGCGACGGAAGGCCCTGTGTTAATTCTCGCCGGAGCAGGATCGGGGAAGACGAAAGTCGTCACTGAAAAAATAGCTTATTTGATTGATCAAAAAGATGTGTATCCCAGCTCGATTTTAGCCATCACCTTTACTAATAAAGCGGCGAAAGAGATGCTCAGCCGGGTTGAAAATCTGACTGATAATGCTGCGGCTATGTGGATTGGTACTTTTCACGCCATATGCCTCAGGATACTAAGGGTGAACATTGAACGGTTGGGTTATCAAAAGAACTTTACTATTTATGATACAGGTGATCAAAATACCTTGGTCTCAGACTGTATCAAAGAGCTGAATTTAAGCAAAGATCTCTATAAATCTCGAGGGATTTTGGCAGTGATTTCTGCTTTGAAGAATGATTCGGTGACGTCGGATGAGTATATCAATGCTAATTACGGTGATTTTTTCAAACGTAATGTGGGGGAAATTTACGCATTATATCAAAAGAAGCTGAAGGCCAATAATGCCTTGGACTTTGACGATTTGATTTTAGAGACGGTAAAGCTTCTAAAAGACAATGAGGACGTTTGTCGATTTTACCGTATGAAGTTTAAGTATATCTTTGTCGATGAATACCAGGATACTAATGCGGCACAATATGCCCTTGTGAAGCTTCTCGCCGGAGAGCATCCGAACCTCACCGTGGTGGGAGATAACGATCAGTCTATTTATGCATGGCGCGGCGCGGATATTCGAAATATTTTAAACTTTGAAAAAGATTATAGCGATGCCAAGGTGATTCTTCTTGAACAAAACTATCGCTCCACTCGGCCTATTCTGTCCATTGCCAATGAAGTTATTGCGCATAACAAAGATCGCAAAGACAAGAATCTTTGGACGGACAAAGAGGGAGGCAAGGCGGTTTCTTATCGTATTTTCTCCCACAACAATGACGAAGAAGCCGGCGTAATTCAAAAGATTATTCATTTGAATTACAAGGGAAAATCCTATGAAGATATGGCCATTCTCTATCGCACCAATGCCCAATCTCGCGGATTTGAAGAAGCGTTGATACGTGAGCGTATTCCCTATCGCATTGTAGGAGGTCTTAAGTTCTACGATCGCAAAGAAGTTAAGGATGTGTTGGCCTATTTGAAGTTTCTTCAAAATACCGATGACAACGTGGCATTGAATCGGGTGATTAATGTGCCGAAGCGTGGTATCGGGGTCGGCACTATGGAACAACTGGCCGCTTATGCTGATGATCACGGCATGAGTATTTATGAAGTCATTCGAGGTCTGGCAGACAATGACGATCTGCATCTTCGCTCAGAAAAAAAACTGATTGATTTTAAAAAATTGATTGAGATGCTTCGACCTCATATTGAAGATATGATGCTCTCTGACTTTATTGAAAAAGTGCTGTATGAGACGGGCTATGTAGAGGAACTGAAGCGAGAAAATACGGTAGAAGCTCGGACAAGAATAGAAAATGTCCAAGAACTGATTTCTACAGCTATCGACAGTGAACGACGGGATCCGGATATTACTTTGGAAGACTTTCTTTCCGGAGTCTCTCTGCTTTCAGATGTGGATAAATCTTCTGAACAAAAAGGTGTCAACTTGATGACTGTGCATGCGGCGAAAGGTCTGGAATTTCCGGTGGTTTTTGTCGTGGGTTTGGAAGAGCGGCTCTTTCCATCCGGACGCGCTATAGATGAGGACGAGGATGTGGAAGAAGAGCGGCGTCTGTGTTATGTGGCGCTCACACGAGCTGAAGAGGAACTCTATTTGAGTTCGGCGACGACACGAACAATGTACGGACGCACGGCGCCGGCCATAGCGTCGCGGTTCATTAAAGAAATGGGAGAGGACCTTGAAGTGATTGATGACACTCTCAATCACATGGAGAATGATTATACCAAGCGCCGCCACCTTGTGGAAGTACAAGACTTCACTGAATATAAAAAGACTATTGCTGCAAAGCCTGTGCCAACTGACAGTACAGTTACGGATGTCAATGTGGGCGATAAAATCATTCACAAAAAATGGAAAGAAGGTATGGTGGTCTCTAAAGTTGCTAAAGGTACTGATACGGAAATTGTCGTATCCTTTGACGGGAAAGGCTTGAAGCGGCTGATGCTTTCTATAGCGCCGATTAAAGTGGTGAAGAAATGA
- the ligA gene encoding NAD-dependent DNA ligase LigA, translating to MTMRELVDRLNQYNYEYYTLDKPSVSDKAYDKLYQELLDLETATGEILFDSPTQRVGYKLLEKFDKHQHSTPLYSMDKAQDFDTLLHWDQRNRELHGGPVDYVVELKFDGLTINLTYDEGRLIVAATRGNGQVGEVITDQVRTIGSIPLSIPFQGKLEVQGEGLMPLAELEAYNLKYAEQLKNARNAAAGALRNLNTEETAKRHLTAYFYNIGTIEGRSFETDLEMKAFLKENRFKVSDYYYPVHTIGEVLEKIDVIGRLRETLPILIDGVTVKVNDYELRRKLGYTNKFPRWAIAYKFEAEEVTTILRDVVWNVGRTSKVTPTAILDPVDIGGVTVQRATLNNFDDIQRKGVALGSTVLLRRSNDVIPEILGVVEDGAQSTPIEMPTHCPYCHSELYRDGVHFFCPNTMSCEPQLISRLTHFASRDAMDIEGLSEKTVELLLSQLDVKEVADLYRLTEDDILSLPKFKEKRSHNLLKAIDASKDVALSNFIYALGIRGVGIKASKDLAEVYGSFDKLRGATYEDLLAVDDLGPVTAHEIVTFFNDPVITKTLDHLFDLGIQPHHEHNDVQASFFTGKKVVLTGTLSKPRGEIKTLLEGLGAEVVSSVSQKTDYVIAGEAAGSKRDKAEALGVTILNETDFIEKIGGSYDAG from the coding sequence ATGACAATGCGTGAGTTGGTAGACCGACTAAACCAATATAACTATGAATACTATACCTTAGATAAACCTTCAGTTAGTGATAAGGCGTATGACAAACTTTATCAGGAGCTTTTAGACTTGGAAACTGCTACGGGGGAGATTCTTTTCGATTCGCCAACCCAGCGTGTGGGCTATAAACTTCTGGAAAAATTTGATAAACATCAACATAGTACGCCGCTTTACTCGATGGATAAGGCACAAGACTTTGATACCTTGCTTCACTGGGATCAACGCAATCGCGAGTTGCATGGCGGACCGGTGGACTATGTGGTTGAGTTGAAGTTTGATGGTCTTACCATCAATTTGACTTATGATGAAGGACGGCTCATCGTAGCGGCTACACGAGGAAATGGGCAGGTAGGGGAAGTGATCACCGATCAGGTGCGTACCATTGGAAGTATTCCGCTTTCCATCCCGTTTCAGGGCAAACTTGAGGTGCAAGGTGAGGGATTGATGCCCCTTGCCGAGCTCGAAGCCTATAACCTAAAGTATGCGGAGCAGCTTAAAAATGCTCGCAATGCTGCAGCCGGAGCTTTGCGAAATCTCAATACAGAGGAGACCGCCAAGCGTCATCTGACAGCCTATTTTTACAACATCGGTACCATTGAAGGACGAAGCTTTGAAACAGACCTTGAAATGAAAGCTTTTTTAAAGGAAAATAGATTTAAAGTAAGCGATTATTACTATCCGGTTCATACCATTGGTGAGGTGCTTGAAAAAATTGATGTAATAGGAAGACTACGAGAGACATTACCCATACTTATTGATGGGGTGACGGTTAAAGTGAATGACTATGAACTCCGTCGTAAATTGGGTTATACCAATAAGTTTCCTCGCTGGGCCATTGCGTATAAATTTGAAGCGGAGGAAGTCACTACGATCCTTCGAGATGTGGTATGGAATGTAGGGCGTACGTCAAAGGTGACGCCGACTGCTATCTTAGATCCTGTTGATATTGGCGGGGTTACCGTACAACGTGCGACGTTAAATAATTTTGACGATATTCAAAGAAAAGGTGTAGCTTTAGGGTCCACGGTACTGCTTCGTCGGTCTAACGATGTGATTCCGGAAATTCTCGGTGTAGTAGAGGATGGTGCACAAAGCACGCCTATTGAAATGCCGACTCATTGTCCCTATTGTCATTCGGAGCTCTACCGAGACGGCGTCCATTTTTTCTGTCCCAATACGATGAGCTGTGAGCCTCAACTTATTTCCAGGCTGACCCACTTTGCTTCAAGAGATGCCATGGATATTGAAGGCTTAAGCGAGAAAACGGTAGAACTGCTACTGTCACAACTGGATGTGAAGGAAGTGGCGGACTTGTATAGACTTACCGAGGACGATATCTTATCTCTGCCGAAGTTTAAAGAAAAGCGTTCACACAATCTTCTTAAGGCTATTGACGCATCTAAAGATGTGGCGCTCTCAAATTTTATTTATGCCTTGGGGATTCGTGGCGTTGGTATTAAAGCCTCCAAAGATCTGGCAGAGGTCTATGGCTCTTTTGACAAACTTCGAGGTGCCACGTATGAAGATCTTCTAGCCGTTGATGATTTGGGACCTGTCACAGCTCACGAGATAGTGACATTCTTTAACGATCCTGTCATCACCAAAACGTTAGATCATTTGTTTGACTTAGGCATTCAACCTCATCATGAACATAACGATGTGCAGGCGTCGTTCTTTACGGGGAAAAAAGTGGTGCTTACAGGGACACTGTCTAAGCCTAGGGGAGAGATTAAAACTCTACTTGAAGGTCTTGGGGCTGAAGTGGTCTCCAGTGTGAGTCAAAAAACAGATTATGTTATCGCGGGGGAAGCTGCGGGATCCAAACGTGATAAGGCAGAAGCTCTGGGCGTGACGATATTAAATGAAACAGATTTTATAGAAAAGATTGGAGGATCTTATGACGCTGGATGA
- the gatC gene encoding Asp-tRNA(Asn)/Glu-tRNA(Gln) amidotransferase subunit GatC: protein MTLDEIKHIADIAMIDFTDEELQAFEKNFNETFELIESIDVLDLDNVDLTFQVNATINHLRPDVAHESFSAQEATANASEEKYGYFKTIKFVD from the coding sequence ATGACGCTGGATGAAATAAAACACATTGCAGATATTGCTATGATTGACTTTACTGATGAGGAGCTCCAAGCCTTTGAAAAGAACTTTAATGAAACATTCGAGCTCATTGAGAGTATTGATGTCTTGGATTTGGACAATGTGGATCTGACCTTTCAAGTTAATGCCACAATAAATCATCTGCGGCCTGATGTAGCTCATGAAAGCTTTAGCGCACAAGAGGCAACGGCAAATGCCAGTGAAGAAAAATATGGTTACTTTAAAACCATTAAGTTTGTAGACTAG
- the gatA gene encoding Asp-tRNA(Asn)/Glu-tRNA(Gln) amidotransferase subunit GatA, with the protein MDLTHLKAHELIKGYENRDFTCTEVTQAYLDVIKAKEQDINAYITVTDNLALSRAQYVDSMYENREEQGLLAGVPLAIKDNVAVKDVKMTAASKILENFIAPYNSTLTEKVNEAGAIILGKANMDEFAMGATTRSSYFGATKNPLDPKLIPGGSSGGSAAAVSGFEACLAVGTDTGGSTRQPAGFNGIVGFKPTYGSVSRFGIASMANTFDTVGSFGRDVEDAHLLMQVMAGRDMKDATSIDNPSLTKPIDFENGAYLKDIKVAVPKVYLNMELDSVVKSAFDSTIALLKDAGATVDVVDLENLEYTIQVYHILVNSEIASNMSRFDSLRYGHRTQRPYSSYEEMFKFSRSEGFGDEVKKRIMVGTHILSLDAKSNYYQKALQVRTLIKKGFDDVFKNYDLILSPSAPILPIPLDSTMSDVEIYQSDLFTIPANMAGCPSISVPYTGGSFPVGMLLTADRLRDDMCFKAASEMERRLK; encoded by the coding sequence ATGGATTTAACCCATTTAAAAGCCCATGAACTTATCAAGGGTTACGAAAATAGAGATTTCACATGCACGGAAGTCACTCAAGCATATTTGGATGTGATCAAGGCGAAAGAACAGGATATTAACGCTTATATTACCGTCACAGACAATCTGGCTTTATCTAGGGCACAGTATGTGGACAGTATGTATGAGAATCGGGAAGAGCAAGGTCTTCTTGCCGGCGTTCCGTTGGCGATTAAGGACAATGTAGCAGTCAAAGATGTGAAGATGACGGCAGCATCTAAAATTCTTGAAAATTTTATTGCGCCATATAACAGTACTCTCACAGAAAAAGTCAACGAAGCAGGTGCGATTATTCTTGGTAAGGCCAATATGGATGAGTTTGCCATGGGAGCTACCACGCGCTCCTCGTATTTTGGCGCTACAAAAAATCCTCTCGATCCGAAGCTGATTCCCGGTGGTTCCAGTGGTGGCAGTGCTGCTGCCGTTAGCGGTTTTGAAGCATGTCTTGCCGTGGGTACCGACACCGGAGGATCGACGCGACAACCGGCGGGCTTTAACGGTATTGTAGGATTCAAACCGACCTATGGTTCCGTCTCTCGATTTGGTATCGCATCGATGGCCAATACATTTGACACTGTGGGATCCTTTGGACGGGATGTGGAAGATGCACACTTGTTAATGCAAGTGATGGCAGGGCGTGATATGAAAGATGCCACATCTATAGATAATCCTTCTCTTACCAAACCTATCGACTTTGAAAATGGTGCATATCTAAAGGATATAAAAGTTGCGGTACCGAAAGTTTACTTAAACATGGAGTTGGACAGTGTCGTTAAATCTGCTTTTGACAGTACGATTGCGCTTTTGAAAGACGCCGGTGCGACTGTCGATGTGGTGGATTTGGAAAACTTGGAATATACGATTCAAGTGTATCATATTTTGGTCAACAGTGAGATTGCCTCGAATATGTCTCGCTTTGATTCTTTACGATATGGACACCGTACACAACGACCATACAGTAGTTACGAAGAAATGTTCAAATTCAGTCGTAGTGAAGGTTTTGGCGATGAAGTCAAAAAACGTATTATGGTAGGTACACACATTTTGAGCCTTGATGCAAAGAGCAATTACTATCAAAAAGCGCTTCAAGTTCGCACGTTGATTAAGAAAGGATTTGATGATGTCTTTAAAAATTATGATCTCATTCTTTCACCGTCAGCGCCAATCTTGCCGATTCCGTTGGATTCAACGATGAGCGATGTGGAAATTTACCAATCGGACCTCTTTACCATCCCAGCAAATATGGCCGGCTGTCCGTCCATCAGTGTGCCGTATACCGGAGGAAGTTTCCCTGTGGGAATGCTGTTGACGGCAGACCGTTTACGAGATGATATGTGTTTCAAAGCGGCAAGTGAGATGGAAAGGAGATTGAAATGA